One window of the Runella slithyformis DSM 19594 genome contains the following:
- a CDS encoding PD-(D/E)XK nuclease-like domain-containing protein has product MMKTEVLTPKISDEEYRRLKAVSNSDLTRLRDELFARTRPLNTKALQMGSALHQSVLEPHLEKNWSDQVDVDIVESIKDNLNHFKPFQILRQQAECEVVRVWEDDMTGVLCKGKLDMVCAQGVLADIKTTSCDTAEAFRRICRTYDYDRQVAFYWDSFRNETKLPERFVLFGIQKNFPYQIYTYELLPDDDFVKRGRNKYQSLLKTWKSNHDDKTQRRKWIILD; this is encoded by the coding sequence GGCTCAAGGCGGTTTCCAACTCAGACCTGACGCGCCTGCGCGATGAGCTTTTTGCCCGTACGCGCCCCCTAAATACCAAAGCCCTGCAAATGGGATCGGCACTGCACCAATCGGTACTGGAGCCGCACCTCGAAAAAAACTGGAGCGATCAGGTAGATGTAGATATTGTGGAAAGTATCAAAGACAACCTTAACCATTTTAAGCCGTTTCAGATTCTGCGGCAACAGGCCGAATGCGAGGTGGTGCGGGTGTGGGAAGATGACATGACGGGCGTACTGTGCAAGGGCAAATTGGACATGGTGTGCGCGCAGGGGGTTCTGGCCGATATCAAAACAACTTCCTGCGATACCGCGGAAGCCTTTCGCCGTATCTGCCGAACGTATGACTACGACCGTCAGGTGGCCTTCTATTGGGACAGTTTCCGAAATGAAACAAAACTCCCCGAAAGATTTGTCCTGTTTGGGATCCAAAAGAATTTTCCTTACCAAATATACACCTATGAGCTTTTGCCCGACGACGATTTTGTAAAGCGTGGACGCAATAAGTATCAGTCTTTATTAAAAACTTGGAAAAGCAACCATGATGATAAAACTCAAAGGAGAAAATGGATTATTCTGGATTAA
- a CDS encoding helix-turn-helix domain-containing protein, giving the protein MESQDTKTIFNRLAYLIESKKMTPYGFSKELGFDKPAKLYTILRGKVRPSYDTLETILTKFEDISAEWLLRGDGDPVRITNKISVKGGNGAPTIESTTEISTQATHYDHKINMLEEQKKGLERLLDEREQTIMLLKDQILILREVIQQTRSTPISVPAS; this is encoded by the coding sequence ATGGAATCGCAGGATACTAAAACCATTTTCAACCGTTTGGCTTATCTCATTGAATCTAAGAAAATGACGCCTTATGGTTTTAGTAAAGAATTGGGCTTTGACAAACCCGCTAAGCTCTACACGATTTTAAGGGGTAAAGTGCGACCCAGTTATGATACGCTGGAAACCATTTTAACTAAATTTGAAGATATAAGCGCAGAGTGGTTGTTGCGGGGCGACGGAGATCCGGTCAGAATTACCAATAAGATCTCGGTCAAAGGGGGAAACGGGGCCCCAACTATCGAGTCTACCACCGAGATAAGCACGCAGGCTACGCATTATGATCATAAAATCAATATGCTTGAAGAACAGAAAAAAGGGCTGGAGCGGCTTCTGGACGAACGCGAGCAAACTATCATGCTTCTCAAAGACCAGATCCTCATTCTGCGCGAGGTCATCCAGCAGACACGTTCAACCCCCATCTCTGTTCCGGCTTCTTAA